The Setaria viridis chromosome 9, Setaria_viridis_v4.0, whole genome shotgun sequence sequence TTGCACATGAGCACGACGTgcttgccgccgtcgccgcccttgAACACCCTGAAGAACACGGCGGTGCGCTCCCCGTGCTCGTCGGACGCGAGCGCCCACAGCCCGAacggcccgacgccgcccctggCGTCCGCGCCGCGGGCCGCGCACACCGTCTGCGCGTCCGCGCCGCGCCATGCCGGGTCGAACGGCTCCGCCTTGTCCAGGTCCATCACCTGGAACGACGCCTCCACGTCGGCCTGCGCCGCCGACGCGAGCCCCGTGACCTCGAAGtggctgccgccggcgacgagcgtgTCCGTGACGTTGGCGTGGGCGCCGCGGAGGGACTCGATCTCGGCGACCGGCCACTGCACGAGCTGCTTGCCGTCCGAAGAGAGCCAGACCTTCCTCGGGATGGCCTGCACGCCGGCCCAGCCCTTGCGGatgtcggcggtggcggagtccGACTCGTTGGCCCAACCCCACAGGACGCGCCGCTGCTTCGCCGTGTCGAGGAACGTCTTGGACGCGTAGAAGTTGCCGTAGTCGTAGCGGAGCCCGTCGTTGCCGTCGGCGAGCGCCGCGTCCGGCACGTACGTGTCGGTGGCGTGGTCGTACTCGCCGAACGTGTAGTACTCGAACCGCGTCAGGTCGAGGCTCACCTTGAGCACGTGCTTCGTGCCgttgccgctgccaccgccaccgctgccgacGGCCGGGGAAGTCGTCACGGGGTAGAAATCCGGGCACTCCCACATTCCGGTGTCGCCGGAGTGGAGCGCGCGCTTGGCTGGCGCCCACCGCTTGAAGTCCCTGCTGCGGTAGAGCACGGCGAGTCCCCGGTGGTTGTCCTTGGTGCCGATCACCAGGCGCCAGAGCCCGTCGGGGCCCTGCCACGCCGTCGTCGGGTCGCGGAACGCGGTGGCGTTCatccccggccccggcgcgaTGACGGGGTTGTAGTCAGGCTTGACCCACTCCCGGAGGTACGGGTCGGAGAGGTCCTTGGGGTAGGCCACGTTCTGCACCTGCCGGTTCTCGCCGTCGATGCCGGTGTACATGATGACTGGCGTGCCGTCCGGGAGCACGGTGGCGGAGCCCGACCAACAGCCGTTGACGTCGAACGGCGCCGTCGGGTAGATCGCCGGCGGGAGCATGATCCAGTCGACGAGGTCCGTCGACACGGCGTGCGCCCACACGATGTTGCCCCACACCGCGCCCTTGGGGTTGTACTGGTAGAACAGGTGGTACACGCCCTTGTAGTACATCACGCCATTAGGATCTGCGCGCACAAGAACACGCGATCGATCTCGACGGTTAGTTTCTCCGATCCGATGGCGCAGCAGTTAACGAACAGAACATCGAGGGATCAAACGTTGTTGCGTCTTGGGTACACGGATGAAGCACTTACCGTTGATCCAGTGCTTGGGAGGCTGGAAGTGGTAGCCGGTGCGGAGCccgtcgtcgacggcgagctcgGGGTCGGCGGACGGCTGTGGCGATGGCGCCTCCGCTGCGCGGCACGACGGAAGCAGCGCGAGCAACAGGAGAACCACCCACGTCCAAGCCCTGATCGCCATGTCGAATCAAAAGTGCTAACTGCTCATCAACTAGTTTCTGTGTCGAGGAGACGAGGAGTACGAGGAAGAAAAAGGCGCGCGTACGTGCGAATTTATACAGGCCAGCGAGAGGCGCCGGCAAACTTACTGTCGGATTAGGATACGTGTGTTTGGATAAGTATTTCGATTACATGCAGTTCTACGAatataagtatttttttttctgagagaGAACACACCGACGGGACTGGTATAATTGACGGGACTCTAGAGATCGTGGACTGATCGTGTTTCATGTATCGTCCTCCCGGAGACTCCTTATCCACACATGATTTGTCACCAATTCATTATCCATGTGTGGTGAGTCGTCTCGTACTCTCATCTATGTACTGCATCCGTTTTCCTACCATCTGCTATCTAAAAGACCGTACCATCAACTATTTTTAACTCTAAGATAAGAATtggataatataataataatcATATGGATCTTGAAAATACATACAAACTGTTATTTCATTAGTATTTAATTAAAATGAGTGTTCAATATAAAGGTCAAATTATGTGTTGAAGATGGTGAAATGTGAAACAACTATCAAATAAAAgtaatatttatatatttatttatgtttGTATCTGCTTTCTTATTTGTAAAATACACTTCAGCTGCccatctatctatatatatcaAGATATTGTTTACATTAATTGGGAATAAGAAACCAtaggtaaacaatttttttttacaaaagtgtatttttcTAATTTGCACTTCATATGCTACTATTATTGTTCACAAAATAGATGCACGCATCCACATCGATGTTCCCTATCATATGCCAAAAGTAACATCGTCTAAGTTTTATAAAATCACTTGCCACTGCGCCACATAACTCATTTTGGTTCAGGGCTAAATCACCAATATGGTGATGTAATCATGGGAAGATTAAATTTCCAAACTATTAAGTATAACCAAAGTAATGTAATATTTAAAATGTGTGCTGGCCGCATTGGAAGTTCACTACTCAAATTAACAATATAAAAAAGtcaacaaaaaatatataaaaacaaAATTCTTTAATAGTAGAAAAACGCACAAGCACGCTCGCTTGAGCTTTTCAGCGGCTGCAACGACAGCTGCAGTTGTGGCCGGCAGCCCATCCACTCGGCTGTCGCAGCAGCTGCAAAGCTGCTGGAGCGGCTGCTTGCGGGCTGCATGTGCTGAAGtgggctgctgcagctgcagccgcagcaCAAGCTGCAGCCAGCTTCCCGGCCTAATAAAGTGGGGATCACGGCTGCTATATGCCTTTGAAGGAGCAATTTAGAAAGTTTTCATCCAACGGACAACTAATAGTCTCATAAATATGAGAAAATAATAATTCCAAACATCTCTCACTAAAATCACGTTCATGAGCTGCAAAACTGATTATAACAGATTTTCTAAAtgaaccaaaataaaaaaactagtGAATGGCAACAATGTAATTCGCCGTCAAGCAATCTCttctcttaaaaaaaaaacccgCAAAAGCCCATGACCATAATTCCAAAACCCACAATCTCTATTCTAGAACCCCTTGGAAGGAAACGGCCCAAAACGTGTCTAGACCTCACATTTTAAGCCCGGGCCATCCCAGCCCGTGGGCCTGATGGGTTTTGGCCCACCTATGCCATCTACAGGCCCGGCGTGGTCAGAGAAAATCAAGCCCGAAAAAAATCGGGCTGGCTCGAGCTCACCTAAACaactaattttatttatttttcaactaaaaaagaACGGGCGGTTGAGCCCGTCCGAAACCTCGGTCCGACAACGTCCATGGGCAATTCATGGGCACAAATTTTCGAGCCAAAATGAactgtgcatgcatgcaatagAGGACGGAATTGATGACATCGCCCACGTGCAAAGAAAGTTTCAATCTAAAAAATCTATAGATGTTAAACCTTGCATCTAAATTAAATTCCGAATACACCAATGGGTTTCTTACCTCAAGATCTTCACTTGACTATGTTTTCatgaaatattttaaaaaaatttataatACTCAATATTAATTTTGATTGCAGCAAACAAATACTTGAATACCTAGAACAAATAATTATCTcatgcaaacaaaaaaataatatggTGAACAAATGATTATAAGCCGCGAATAAAATATTGAACAAGAATGACCATTGCAAATAGAAAGGTTGTATGATACAAATAAAAGAGACGTACAAATAATAGTATAATAAAAACAAAAGTGACatacaaaattatatttattttgtttttaaatTTTCACCCCTATATTTCTTAtttattaatttatatttatattttcattttgtatttatttttatttttattcttgtatcaaaataatttatttgtAAGTTGATGTATCTGCTTGCCATATAAAATTATTTATTCACGTGTTCTGCATTTTGTTAACATTTAGAGACTTATTTGTTCTTAATGTTATAATATTTGTTCGCTTTATATATTGAATTGTTCGACAGTAAATATAATTTGTTTGTGATGTTATAATATTTGTTCGTGATGTTGTAATATTCGGTCGCCATATAAACTCAATTATTCGTTTGCAATAATGACTAGTTTGCATGTGATTCTAGTTATTTAGACTGATATATTATAAattatttgtttgattttgtATATTAAGTTGTTCGATGATGTGGACTTATTTATTCATGatgattcaattttttttgcctATACAATTAAATGTTCGTGATGTTCAATATTTCTGTTCGCATCGTATCATCTTTGTTCATCATGTTTAGTTTTTTGTTCGTAAGAAATAGTAATTTGTTTGTGTGGCGGAACATcaaacttaaactggcttaagtgcacCTAATAGCTATCGGGACAACAATTATTCAAAATACACTTAAAACAATTTAaatccggtagtccgtcaagtaTCCCAGAATGCCTCGAATCATCCACGACTTGAATCTTAGTCATACATTAGGATCACTTCCATGAATGGAAAGCATCaccaaatattacatttttacagaAATACAAGAGGTATGacttattacaaaccatagattgaaacaaacttagagTGCAAGTTAAATCATTCTAAGAGTTTCAAACTTAAAACAAGCCTCAGAAAAGTAAAGTAATTAAACAACTAAGTTTATTACTAGGGTACTGCAAGACtcgtaaaataccctagttcttcaggTCTTCCTCTTCGCCAGATTGCTGCTGTACAACTGAAAATAACAAAAGAGGATCCCTGAGTAAacaggtactcagcaagaccgACATGTCTAACCAGTATAGATAAACTAAAATAATAACCAGTATAGATAAACTAAAATAATAACCAGTATAGATAAACTAAAATAAAGTTCAAGGAGTATGATAGCCTTTTAGTATACTGGTCAACTCAACATTTTGCGAAAAACTTACTACTCatggaaccttagttttattattttaacCATAATTAGTTCTTACCTAACCAGGCTAGGTGAATAAAACATTTTGATCAAACAAGTGGAACTAAACATCGTACAACAATATCAATTTAAGGAAAGCATCATATTAAACTTGTTTACTCTACAatgcttaagcgatgatcaagtgcattcataaccaagaattgcggcgatctaaaccgatttacatcctgcagaagatacctaatcaccagccatgcacaactaGCTATACCCAAAGATCGAAAACATAATCACCCGAatccagggacgcacccccacatgggaccccacatctGGCCTGATCTTcatgagtttcaggctacgcccctgcctttCTGCCACACGCTAAGCACAGGTAAGAACATTTCCAATCAGAGAGCCAAGTAACCTATCAGGCTTTGCTGGTCCCAAAaacagtaagcaaccaggtaatatcacttgatcaacgGTTAAAATAACGAATGGGCCTTAACCAGTTTAACTGAGTAGACGGAACTAcagaactcaagactcctttcttgattccatccaagcttccgTCCACTATTTTCAAAATAGGTCATTTCCTTGATATAAACATGTATGAacaatgttaccttaggttACTGAGCACCAGAGGTACTAAGAAAGGATAAGGATAGCATAACTAcgctttgctaagcatgggacATCACTAATTATTTTGAACAAGTAGTAAAGATATCCTATAAACAAGGTTGGATTATACATAAGAGTAAGGTTTCagtcaactcctagacttaatgcataaataTGGAATAACTAATAATTTGGATACATGGATAGTAATTTCTGAAATTAATAGGTATagatgctctggggcttgcctagGTAAAAAATGTTAGTTCCTTTGGAAAACACTTCAATTAAAGGAGCAACTTCAACACCCTCTTCGAACTCCTGACGATCTTCAGATAATTCTATGAAATCCATTTCAGGAGCTTCAGGTTCTACGATATGAT is a genomic window containing:
- the LOC117840325 gene encoding beta-fructofuranosidase, insoluble isoenzyme 3 isoform X1 — its product is MAIRAWTWVVLLLLALLPSCRAAEAPSPQPSADPELAVDDGLRTGYHFQPPKHWINDPNGVMYYKGVYHLFYQYNPKGAVWGNIVWAHAVSTDLVDWIMLPPAIYPTAPFDVNGCWSGSATVLPDGTPVIMYTGIDGENRQVQNVAYPKDLSDPYLREWVKPDYNPVIAPGPGMNATAFRDPTTAWQGPDGLWRLVIGTKDNHRGLAVLYRSRDFKRWAPAKRALHSGDTGMWECPDFYPVTTSPAVGSGGGGSGNGTKHVLKVSLDLTRFEYYTFGEYDHATDTYVPDAALADGNDGLRYDYGNFYASKTFLDTAKQRRVLWGWANESDSATADIRKGWAGVQAIPRKVWLSSDGKQLVQWPVAEIESLRGAHANVTDTLVAGGSHFEVTGLASAAQADVEASFQVMDLDKAEPFDPAWRGADAQTVCAARGADARGGVGPFGLWALASDEHGERTAVFFRVFKGGDGGKHVVLMCNDPSMSSHADDLYKPTFAGFVDVDIAQTGGKIALRTLVRKIRCLINHVIFVIDLCPDDCPYSRMRVQIDHSVVESFGAHGKTCILSRVYPTKAVGDKARLYVFNNGESDVKVTHLNAYEMRSAKITSDAVEPTKR
- the LOC117840325 gene encoding beta-fructofuranosidase, insoluble isoenzyme 3 isoform X2; this encodes MAIRAWTWVVLLLLALLPSCRAAEAPSPQPSADPELAVDDGLRTGYHFQPPKHWINDPNGVMYYKGVYHLFYQYNPKGAVWGNIVWAHAVSTDLVDWIMLPPAIYPTAPFDVNGCWSGSATVLPDGTPVIMYTGIDGENRQVQNVAYPKDLSDPYLREWVKPDYNPVIAPGPGMNATAFRDPTTAWQGPDGLWRLVIGTKDNHRGLAVLYRSRDFKRWAPAKRALHSGDTGMWECPDFYPVTTSPAVGSGGGGSGNGTKHVLKVSLDLTRFEYYTFGEYDHATDTYVPDAALADGNDGLRYDYGNFYASKTFLDTAKQRRVLWGWANESDSATADIRKGWAGVQAIPRKVWLSSDGKQLVQWPVAEIESLRGAHANVTDTLVAGGSHFEVTGLASAAQADVEASFQVMDLDKAEPFDPAWRGADAQTVCAARGADARGGVGPFGLWALASDEHGERTAVFFRVFKGGDGGKHVVLMCNDPSMSSHADDLYKPTFAGFVDVDIAQTGGKIALRTLIDHSVVESFGAHGKTCILSRVYPTKAVGDKARLYVFNNGESDVKVTHLNAYEMRSAKITSDAVEPTKR